From a single Oncorhynchus tshawytscha isolate Ot180627B linkage group LG33, Otsh_v2.0, whole genome shotgun sequence genomic region:
- the LOC112230980 gene encoding ADP-ribosylation factor-like protein 3 isoform X2, producing MGLLSILRRLKHSPDQEVRLLLLGLDNAGKTTLLKQLASEDVSHITPTQGFNIKSMQSQGFKLNVWDIGGQRKIRPYWRNYFENTDVLIYVIDSSDRKRFEETGQELAELMEEEKLSMVPLLIFANKQDLMTAAPASELAEGLNLHTIRDRVWQIQACSAITAEGVQDGMTWVCKNIAVRKK from the exons ATG GGTTTGCTGTCGATTCTGCGAAGACTGAAGCACTCTCCGGACCAGGAGGTGCGGTTACTGTTGCTAGGGCTGGACAACGCTGGCAAGACCACCCTTCTTAAACAGCTGGCCTCAGAGGATGTCAGCCACATCACCCCTACTCAG GGATTCAACATAAAGAGCATGCAGTCCCAGGGATTTAAGCTAAATGTTTGGGACATTGGAGGCCAGCGCAAGATCCGCCCATACTGGAGGAACTACTTTGAGAACACAGACGTACTG ATCTATGTGATTGACAGTTCAGACAGGAAACGCTTTGAAGAGACCGGTCAG gagcTAGCTGAGTTGATGGAAGAAGAGAAGTTGAGCATGGTGCCACTGTTGATATTTGCCAACAAGCAGGACCTGATGACTGCGGCTCCTGCATCAGAGCTAGCTGAGGGTCTCAACCTGCACACCATCAGAGACCGGGTATGGCAGATCCAGGCCTGCTCTGCAATTACCGCAGAGGGAGTACAG GATGGCATGACATGGGTGTGCAAGAACATAGCAGTTCGTAAGAAGTGA
- the LOC112230980 gene encoding ADP-ribosylation factor-like protein 3 isoform X1, with the protein MSCTVGRRSSRRSGHQLLASSANVGWSFAWGDGLLSILRRLKHSPDQEVRLLLLGLDNAGKTTLLKQLASEDVSHITPTQGFNIKSMQSQGFKLNVWDIGGQRKIRPYWRNYFENTDVLIYVIDSSDRKRFEETGQELAELMEEEKLSMVPLLIFANKQDLMTAAPASELAEGLNLHTIRDRVWQIQACSAITAEGVQDGMTWVCKNIAVRKK; encoded by the exons ATGAGCTGCACAGTGGGACGAAGATCATCCAGACGCAGTGGTCACCAACTCCTGGCAAGCTCGGCAAATGTTGGGTGGTCCTTTGCATGGGGTGAT GGTTTGCTGTCGATTCTGCGAAGACTGAAGCACTCTCCGGACCAGGAGGTGCGGTTACTGTTGCTAGGGCTGGACAACGCTGGCAAGACCACCCTTCTTAAACAGCTGGCCTCAGAGGATGTCAGCCACATCACCCCTACTCAG GGATTCAACATAAAGAGCATGCAGTCCCAGGGATTTAAGCTAAATGTTTGGGACATTGGAGGCCAGCGCAAGATCCGCCCATACTGGAGGAACTACTTTGAGAACACAGACGTACTG ATCTATGTGATTGACAGTTCAGACAGGAAACGCTTTGAAGAGACCGGTCAG gagcTAGCTGAGTTGATGGAAGAAGAGAAGTTGAGCATGGTGCCACTGTTGATATTTGCCAACAAGCAGGACCTGATGACTGCGGCTCCTGCATCAGAGCTAGCTGAGGGTCTCAACCTGCACACCATCAGAGACCGGGTATGGCAGATCCAGGCCTGCTCTGCAATTACCGCAGAGGGAGTACAG GATGGCATGACATGGGTGTGCAAGAACATAGCAGTTCGTAAGAAGTGA